tttttttaaaatctgtattgattcaaaaaatcataactcggtcaaagattttttgcccattctggaaatttctgaaaagttggcattttatgtcctctaaaacacatcaaaaaatgaaaaaaattaaaaatagtgtttttttgcaaatcaagttttagtgacaaaaagttaaattaaaaatcaccaaatttttttttaccgtgtatcaatttttttcagtgtagtccatatccatacctacaactttgccgaagacaccaaatcgatcaaaaaattccttcaaaagatacagatttttgaattttcacatatcatttttgtatggacagctgccaaatttgtatggaaaattatatggacaaactaatgatgcaaaatggcttctttgggcataccgaaggcaccaaaaaagtttcagccggattaaaaaatacaaaaattaaaattaaagaaaaaagaccgattccgtagagaactgctcacgtgGGGAttccccgctcacgttcctgttttttagaaaagatactctaaatttaaaaagatcgttcgttcgTGAATATTCgttgaaagttcaaactttttaatttaaaagttggaaagttgttgatactaccatgcatttctggaacaaaatcattgtatcggtaaaagttttttgcttttaatttaagaagaaactttttatggcgtgaataaataacatttaacattacagtgatgatttacgaaaaatgtgatggatttaatttcaatattttaatattaaaacagtTGCTTCAGTTTTTTGTATTCAACGCATCTGCTGAACCGATTCttacggtacgccaccggtcacgtCCGAAGGCCCCATGCTGAGCAGGTTACGGATGGACGTTTCGTTGGGCAGCAACATCGCGGCCTTCATTTTGGAGCGCGACAGCGTTGTAGAGAACAGGGTggtctcgttgccggccatcatcaggacaggcttggaggagttggccattggttgttgattcgggaagggaagtcgacgttttccggcTGGAAAGTAAAGCGCCTGAACGGATAGTTCTCGATCACTtcgtcctccttcgagaatgacacagatgTTCCAACTCGCCGTCAAAGTTCATCCCGCCGAAGCTGCGTTTGTGGGCGGTAGTTTctgaaagagtttgaaagtaaatGAAATTGGTGAGACATTGagcacattctcaatactcaccggtgacttcttcggtattccagGTAGATGTTCTGGATCAGGTTCGTCGGATCTCGCTCCAACCTCTGGAAGTAATCCGAGTATGTCAACTCCAGGACTTGCGGCATTCGTACAGACGGTCCATCCAGAACTggtgcaaactgttcttctggATGTTTAGGTAATAATCGTCAAACATGTTCCGCAACGAGAAATGGACTGCGGACCCTCAGGGCATCCCACACTGTCCCGTCATCACTTTcggcacataatgctgctgatggtcgtaaaccaccggcaccgagtgcaacatccgcgctgatTACCTCCGATTATGGCGCTTCTCGTCGTTTCCCtcttccgtcggatccttctcctcaccgttaaaatttactttatcGTACTTGTTCGAAAAGCGGATGTAAATCTGCTTCAACTTCAATTTCGTCCAcctggccaccaccaccgaatacaactGGTGCAAATCCACATACCGACCTCCGATCTTCGGCAACCGCATAAACtgcgtcctacaaaaacaaacaaaattaatcacaaacgccaccaaacacccaagcttccttcttaccaactccggtcgtgaaacagctgcaggTCCTGCAGGAAGACGGCCTTGTCCTTTTTCGAAAACCAACTTTCCCCCCGACCTCGTCCCGCACCAGCACCACCCACCTTCCACTACTGTGTCCGCGTTCGACTCCTGGCTGTGGCCGCGTCCGGATTTGATTCGCTTCGTGGACAACTCACTCACCACCGGCActaccaaaatgtttgtttacattttgtacttaggcgtacacggttacacaAGAACgacgaaatgaaaaaaaaatatgtagttcAGTTGCAGTTGAGTCTTTTTAACGGACGGACGCGTTTTTTAATTCGCTCTAcaccttatttttatttacctaCACTGACCCAGTCCACAAACGTAAAcgtaaacatatttatttttttttgtcgcgcGTCGCGTGTGCACTTGTTAACAAACGTAAGCAAAATGCAGTGCTATGTGCCGACGTGCTCTTCACCCTTCGACCAACAATACCTCTGGAACTGTTCGGgcatttgtaatcgaaaatttcacgcAGCCTGTATTGGGGTCAAGCGTGGCTCCGAAGACGACTTGCAACTACATGTACTTCCTATATGCAGCCTTTGTCGAAATAACCTACATATggaaatcgacattagaaaaataatGCAGCATCATTTAGAAGGCAGTCATATGATCTTGACTCACATCAAGACCAATGACAAGACAAACCAAGAAGCCCTTAATGAACTGCATAATAAAATCATAGGCCTGCAggaagaaattaggaaatctgCAGAAATCGCAAGTCGAATACTTTCGGCAGTATTAACACAGGCACCGGCAATGGACTTCCCCTTAAACGAAGTCAGAAAAGCATTTGAAGACACCACCTCGGACCAGAATCAAAAACTCGCTGAATCATTCTGCCGTATCCAGGAAATTACGTCATCCCACCGGGATgacataattaaaacaattgccTCAGCAGAAAAATGCCCCTCGGACATAATTTTAGCAGTCCACGATGAAGTGAGGGCCCTCACTTCATCCATCAATAAACTGCAAGACAATGAAATTGAAGTCCGGCAAAAATCACTGGCAGAAGAATTAAACGAACAAACCGTACTGGAAATCGAATCTGGCTGGCGACTTATCGGcagcaaaaaaatttggaagccAGACTGGACCGACTTCGACGCCAGGCAGCGGACTCGCCGTCTTCAGGAAAAGGAAGCCGAAAAAGCACGTCGCTGCAACCGAAAACATCGTCAACAAATTcagcaccagcaacaacaacaatcacaacaacatcatcagcaacgccggcaacagcaacaacaatcacATCAGCATCTTCGTCGGCAACAGCACCAGACCAACTGCAACTCTGACGCAGGCCTAATCCCAAGTACGCCACATTTTAACTTAAAGGACAATCAATTCGACCAGGACAACGCAAGTAGCAGCAACTTTTTCACTCATTCGTCAACCAAATTGTCCGACAAGGAACTTCTAGACCAGGCAAGGGTCGAATTTTCTGGCCAACCTCCAACTACATCGAATTCAAACTTCATCAACTTCCGAAAAGGGGAAACCATCAACCCCTACCGGAAGGAAAAAACGCCAATCGTCCCACCTCTAAACGCCACCACGCCGCAGCCAGCAAAAACGTCATCACAAACTCCTGAAGTAACAGACAGTATGTTCTGTCTGGACCCAATGAAGCCGCCCATAGTACGCCTAACTGAACAGTGTGCAGTCGGCGATGGCCGTTTCCTGCTGGCCAGACTCCGCGAAATTAAAGTCTATGACAATCTCAGACTATACTTGGCGTATCTGAAGGACCAAAAACCGGACGTCTGCATAGACGGACTAACACTAACCAGCATGCATGTCTTTTTTGCATCCAATGGCCTGCCTACTGAACCTGAACATCTTATGAACATCTTCATGGAATACAACTCAACAATTGGAATTTCACCTAAGCAAACCCTCACCGACCTGGAAACCTACAGGAAATATGTAACTACTAGAAGACTTCAATACCTGCAGCATTCGCGCGAAGCCGCCAACAAATTTTACCTGCCGACTACATCGTCGAATTTTTACAAGCATTGACGCCTTCTAACACGGAAGAAGAAATGACACCCTCGCAAGAGGCAGTAAGTACtattaataatttaagtatgtctccaaaaatttcttcaacggaacaacagaatgcgaatgaaattctaatttattgtcagaatttcaatcgcatgaaaagcccaggcaaaatgaaggaaatttctttaaacattctctcacattctttcgacattattcttggaactgaaactaactgggacgaaagcgtccaccctgaagaaatttttggaaacaattattttgtattcctaggcaatagaaatttaaatctcagtcagaaaaagtcaggaggcggcgtcctcttagccataaatgccagacttaatccaaaagaaattgtaactgaaaaacattttcaatttgaacaagtctgggccaaagccactattgcaggccaagtacacatttttgcatcagtatactttccgccggaccatgcaaataaacagtcgtatgaactattctttaaaacagtagaaatcataacatcaaaaatggaaccggaagtaaaacttcacatttatggcgactttaatcaaagcaaagtcgaatttatatctgaccaagaaaatgaagcaattcttctcccagtcattggggaaaatgaaactttgcattttctctttgacaatattgcaaattatggacttttccaaatcaatcatgtaaaaaaccaaagaaattcatttttagaccttttattcactaactgtattgaagacttttatgtacaagaatctgtaacccccctttggaagaatgaagtcttccatacagcaattgaatattctatttatgtccataaaaacactttgcccattgactgggaatatgaagaagtcctggaatacaataaaacaaactttgtagaagccaaacgtaaactacttgcaattgactggcaaaatttatttaataatgaaggaaatgtcgacGAATTAGTAGGGAAATTCTATACGGAAATTAACACTATAACATCTGAAACCGTACCTACTAGAAGAAGACGACGTAATAACACAGGCAATAAATACCCAGTGTGGTTCACTCCAcaactaagaaatttaaaaaatagaaaagaaaaagcctacaaactatacagaaacaatacaaatgacacaaatcttctgaattatctgaatatttccgaccattttttttcggcactcaattctgccaacgaagaatataatagtaaagtcgaatctgaagtcaaatcatgcccgaaaaatttctttaattacgtaaaatccaaatccaaaagtagtaacttcccatcgcaaatgcaactggacgaaaatgtaggcagtaactcaaaagaaatttgcaatcttttttcaaaatttatcaaagaAGTATACACCTCATTTTCCGAAGAAGACCGCGACCGCGACTACTTTTCATATATACCGGAATTTTCAAATGACGTCTCAGTCAATTCTTTGTCAGAAACGGAAGTACGCCAGGCATTGAAGGACTTAGACTCATCAAAAGGACCAGGACCCGACGGAATAGCACCTGCATTCCTAAAGAACCTTGCAGAAGAATTGACATATCCACTGCATCATCTTTTCAACATGTCAATAAATACTGGAAAATTCCCACAAACatggaaaaagtcttttttggtgcctattttcaagtcaggcccaaaatcagacatacgtaattatcgcggaattgcccttttgtcttgcattccaaaacttttcgaatctattataaatgaaaaaatctttcagcaagtaaaaaaccgcatcacatgtaaacagaacggcttttttaaaggccgctctactagcaccaaccttttagaatttgtaaattttacactgaatgcaatgcataatcgcaatttcgtagaagcaatttacacagactttagtaaggcatttgacagaatcgacataccattattaatcttcaaactgcagaaaattggaattcaaccgaatcttttggaatggcttaagtcatatttgactaagcgcgaacaaattgttcgcttccaaaatgtactatcggaatcaattcacgtcacctctggggttccgcaaggatcccatctaggacctcttcttttcatcttgtatgtaaacgacatttccttcattcttaaaaaaattaacgtacttgtatatgcagacgacatgaaattgtatatggaaataggaaatgccaatgacagtcatgtattccaaaacgaaattaatcttttctacacatggtgtagtaaaagcctactccaattgaatgtaaagaaatgtaattccattgccttcagcagaaaacatgaaacaccaaacataacagtattattaggaaaccaaccagtagaaaaatgcaaagtagtacgtgatctaggtgtcatcctagactcacaactaacttttgtagaacactataacacaataataaacaaggcaaaaagtacattaggctttataaagcgctttgcattcaacttccaggacccgtatactattaaattactctatataacgtatgtcaggccactcttggaatactgtagtatcgtctggaatccatactatgccgtacaccaagcacgtattgaatctgtccaaaaacaattcttactgtacactcaaaatcagaagtacccttcaaaaagggttttatctaccctttatctgtcttcccaaagaaaaaaaaccctttttgagggtaacttccacccttttttcaagtttaccggtAATAACCCTTTGCAAAatggtgacgacgggtgaacttgaaaaaagggtggaagtaaccctcaaaaagggttttttttctttgggatgacagataaagggtagataaaaccctttttgaagggtacttctgattttgagtgtacgcactacgtaaacttaactggactgcatttcctctcccatcgtatgaagcacgctgcatgctcataaacatacaatcattacaagaacgtcgtaaatttgccatgctctctttcatcaacgacattatttctcaacgcatacagtcagtagcattattttcagtaatacgcaatagtattcatgaaccaagccgtactcttagacattcacaactttttagaataactgcatacacgacaaattatttaaaaaattcgccattaaatcaaatgatgcgcttttataatgaaaattcacagtacatacatttcgacatgtctaaaccagaactacgaaaaaatctgtacaatagaaataatatctagtatgtaagaaaattgtaagtagtctacataagcttgacgaataaacaataaacattcacttgatttacatggcaagGGGAACCAGACTAGAGAAGGTTAAGAATCGCTGAATAAcaacactatattttacactaaaCATATCCtacaaacaacaaattaaaagtaaaaactgcTCTAGCATTAGCTGAAATGCAGCTGATTTCATGCAGCTGCTAGCAACACTGCTTCATTTTTTCCCATTTTATTGGCAACAATTGAGAAGTGAAAGAGAAAGAATgatgaaaatcaaaacaaaatatttctagCTCGCTCATCCCTCTCCCAAACCAATCAGCAGAAAAAACGGCTTTCGGTCGCAGTCAAAGTCGCAGTTATTGCAGTTATTGTTCATGCTGTGTAATTGCGGTGTAGCTGAAATAATGATAAGAACAATTTCTTCTGCTGGACAGATTTCTCGAAGGAAGTCAGTTCGGTATCCAACGCAAACGGCAATTGCCGATGTTTACTTATGGATTCCCCCGTGGGAATACGGTTCGCCATTGAGAAATGAGCGTGCTGTTCCGGGGTTGCTAACACATTATAATAGGTCTAGACCGGAGCGGCCGGAGACCGTTGATAAATCTGTCTGAGACCGTCGTTTGGCTTTTTATTTATGATTAATTAGCTCGAACAAAAAGAAGTTGCACATTCCAGTACAAAATGCAACTTATAAATACTACTGAAACTGCGCCCGGATGCCACCGCTTATTTAGGCGTGACGGCAAAGCTGCATGATTCAACTAAAGAAACACATCAACAACCCGTTCCTGGCATCAAGTCTCCAACACCAAGCATTTCGTCAAATAAATTGTCCCCTTCCCCTTCTCAGAAAGTTCCTCCCATCAAGCTGTTTCTTTAAagacgtaaacaaaccgaaAATAGAACTGGGGAAGGAGGACGAGAGCGAAAGagataacaacatttttgcatCTCATTTGCAGGACCGGATCAAGAACAGTAGGGGCCCAGCTCTAAAACAGAAATAttaagtgggtaattctctaccaactcacacgaaatcgggaaaagttgccccgacccctcttcgatttgcgtgaaactttgtcctaaggggtaacttttgtccctgatcacgaatccgaggtcccttttttgatatctcgtgacggaggggcggtacgaccccttccatttttgaacatgtgaaaaaagaggtgtttttcaataatttgcagcctgaaacggtgatgagatagaaatttggtgtcaaagggacttttgtgtaaaattagacgcccgatttgatggcgtactcagaattccgaataaacgtatttttcatcgaaaaaaacactaaaaaagttttaaaaattctcccattttccgttactcgactgtaaaaaattttggaacatgtcattttatgggaaatttaatgtacttttcgaatctacattgtcccagaagggtcattttttcatttagaacaaaatttttcattttaaaatttcgtgttttttctaactttgcagcgttattttttagagtgtaacaatgttctacaaagttgtagagcagacaattacaaaaattttgatatatagacataaggggtttgcttataaacatcacgagttatcgcgattttacgaaaaaaagttttgaaaaagttactttttgcgtttctctttgtttcgtcgtccgtgtctgtcgcgggtgaccatgaatagccatgatcgatgacgaccaactttttcaaaactttttttcgtaaaatcgcgataactcgtgatgtttataagcaaaccccttatgtctatatatcaaaatttttgtaattgtctgctctacaactttgtagaacattgttacactctaaaaaataaccctgcaaagttagaaaaaacacgaaattttaaaatgaaaaatgttgttctaaatgaaaaaatgacccttctgggacaatgtagattcgaaaagtacattaaatttcccataaaatgacatgttccaaaattttttacagtcgagtaacggaaaatgggagaatttttaaaacttttttagtgtttttttcgatgaaaaatacgtttattcggaattctgagtacgccatcaaatcgggcgtctaattttacacaaaagtccctttgacaccaaatttctatctcatcaccgtttcaggctgcaaattattgaaaaacacctcttttttcacatgttcaaaaatggaaggggtcgtaccgcccctccgtcacgagatatcaaaaaacggacctcggattcgtggccagggacaaaagttaccccttaggacaaagtttcacgcaaatcgaagaggggtcggggcaactgctgtgtgagttggcggagaattacccaagtcCAAAATCAGCTGCAAACCAGCTGTAAAAGCGCATTTCATGCAATTTCCAAAACATTTCAGCTGTTATTCACAAGGGGTAGGACAGAGAGTTATATTGAGaaagtttgaataattttgagtaaCATTGAGCCACTCAAAGTTTTTCAATCCTCCCAAACGACGTAACGAATTTTGACACTGACATTTGGCACCAGAGAGAGACGACTGATTTTGACAGACACAAAACTAAGCCCTAACGTGGAGCGGAAAAAAGATCCCGTTCCGGTTTTATTGCTGGCAGCTATTTACGGCGTCGATCCTACCCAAGGCTGTCATGGATCCTACCCAAGATCCTACCCCTTGCAGGACCAGTTCCATAGAAAAATCCGGCATCTCATGCAAGCCGGAATCGGAACGAAATATTGTGTTTTGGGTATTTCGCGCCGAGCAGCTGCAGGACGTCTTCGGATTGTCATCCGGAGGAGGATGATCTGAAGGTGTGTAGGGTGCTGGTGGACATTGCAGAGATCACGTTCCGCTGcgtgaaaaaaaaacgctctTCGAAATCGGTATCGCCGAAACGATCGtccaaattatgaaaatccACGAGGTCAGTAAAATTCCTGAGCCACGGCGCCGAGAACGCGCTCAACCAGGCCCTGACCGATCATTCCTCGATTGCGCACGACGTTAAGTCGGTGTTGCGTGACATCGGCCTGGAAGTGGCGTGGACAGCACACTCGTTCATCCAGAACGAGGACTCGGAGGACATCGGCGCCTTTCAAGACTGTTTACccaaccttttttttctgcgGACCAAAGGCATCGAAaccgcattaaaaaaaaactaagcaaaaagcagaaataaacacttttatttatttgttttgtttgaatctTTTGGCAAAAACTGATTTCTCGCAAGTACCGGCAGGACAAACCGGAAATCGACTGCTGGAGGCTTGGGTGGGACCAGGAAGACGATAGCGTCATCACCAGACTTGATGGACTTTAGATGATCCTCGGTGGACTTGCCGGAACGACGAAAGATGTTCTCCTTGATCTTGCTGAACTCCCTAGCAATGTGAACGGTGTGGCAATCCAGCACGGGGTATCCGTTAGAGATCTGACCGGGGTGGTTCAGCACGATGACCTGGGCGGTGAAACTTCGAGTCATCGGCGACGTATCCACGACGCAGTTCCTTGACGGGCACGTTCTTGACGTTGTCTCCGGGCACAGCCTCCGGCAGGGCTTCTTTGTGCATTTCGACGGACTTGACATCAGTGGTCAGGTTGATCAGGGCGAAACCGGGCTTGGTCACACCGGTTTCCGTTCCCGTACCGCCGATTTTGTTGACGTCCTTTAGGGGCAGATGCAAACGGAAGATTGTTTTTCTAAGCGTTCCGGGGGTAAGCAGCTTACAGTCCCGGGTTACGGTTCAGCGCCCTCTGAAGGTCCTTACTTTTACGACCACAACCAAATTCTTCATGTGCTGTAGTTGTACTCGTTGATCTCGACCTTCTTGCCTTGGAGCACGCCCTGCAGAGTTTTCAGCATCAACTCCTCGTTGAACGCGTCCGGATGGTCAAAGTTGAACTGACCCTTCTCGGGGCGGACCTTCTCCGCGGAGGTTAGCTCCCGGTAAAAACTGTCCTGGCTGATCGAGACTACTTGTCGCTGCGTGTGGTCCATTTCAGCCTGGCCCAGCTGTTCCATGATCCGTTTGTCCACTTTGTCGATCAACTCGAATTACTTTCTATGCTCCTTGTAGATCGAAAACAGTCGTTGTTTGTTGTATTTTCGCGGTGGCACTTCTTTGCTTTTGAACCAATTCAGGTCGCTCATGAGCCGCTTCAGCTAGATCAGCATCGTATCGTGGGAAAGGCATGTCCACGTAGAAGCGGTTTTCCAGAACCCTCTGACATTGACCACGACCTTCAACCACAGACAAACTTCAACCTCCAACTTTGCAACGGAGCCCGATATCACCCACACTAAAAATCCGCGGCCGGTGGGGTGGTGAATGACCTGTAGCAGAGACCGTTCCGACGTCAGCGGTCAAGACGACGTGGACACGGGGATAAATCCGGGAGTTGAACATGTTGTTTCCCGTATTCTGTGTCCGACCTGAAGGGGCTGCTTCCAgggtgtttctgaaaaattgaatgaaCAAAGAGATTAACTTCCTGAAGACGTCGACTGAGGAGCAAAAGTTTAGCCGTGGGAACCGATTTGGTTGTGCAGCGGACCTGAGAATGATAACATTTGCCCTTTTTGCAGGGAATCTACTCCCACTGGACAACTAGATGTAATCCGAGATTGTCCGCACCTGTAATAATAATTATTCCCGGAATCTTACTCAAGTAGTTGACTTACCTTTTGAACCTTCAGCATCACTTTTTGTTTGTATACACAGCTAACTGTCAAAGTTACGATTCGAAAATTCCGTAACCAGGCTATACAAAATTTCAGGAGGCAAATTGAGTAACTTTGAGTAACATTGAgtcattttgagaaattgagtcaCTCGGTTACTCTCTGTCCTACCCCTTGGTTATTCATTGCATGTCATTCCAGTTTGACAGCTTGCTCAGAGCAGACGTGTGTCTTTtgagcgcgtttttgacggtgttttttttttactttcgccgacggccatggcggcggccgcgacggcggagagtgagtggacggagcatagggctgaggatggaaggccgttctactggaacgcggccatgaagaaaagtgtgtgggagaaaacggacgggttccaacccaaaacgcaggcggcgacgggcatggaggtggaagactccgaaggaggaggagaggacggggcgaatttcgtcccgtgatcaaggttcggcgcaggaaggctaaggaggagatcaacgacggcaatggccaggaagtggagaaactgctcagcaacaacatgttcagcccgctagcggagaagagcaacaacaacaacaatgcgaacccagcagcagaaaaaaaccacccccgtggtaccagcacccgacaagtcggccggggagaagaagcagccgccgctggtggtgaaagaaacgagtttcgcccgccttgcgaaggtgatgtcgacatgtgatgtccagccagaacacaaactgacgcggtacggcaccaaaattacgtgcttctcgagcgacgacttcgacacggtgcaagctcacctgaagaagaacaaggtgcagttctatACGCACGGAAAGCACAGCacgagaccgcaccgggtagtaatgcgaggtctcccgaacgcggaaccggattacgtcaaggagctgctcaagacggaacatcagctggacgtcttggcagtgcacgccatcaggcggaagcagcagcttcccgccatcgatgagacgcctttcatcgtgctcttccccaaaGGGCATACCAGTCTGAAGGAGTTGAGAagcaaggtaaagaaagtgggaccagtcgtcgtccggtgggtggcctacgagaacaaagaaccgcacgtgacccagtgcaagaactgcttgcagtttggtcacggaaccagtaactgccatctcaagcccaagtgcagcagctgtgggggtgcccactgcacggaaaagtgcaaagcagaagaaacggaagccaagaagtgtgtcaactgctctggatctcacaagggtctggaccgcagctgtcccaaacgtgcgcagttcatccagtcgaggcagcaggcgtccaagccgaagccgccagcatggaagaaaaacaaacagactccggcaggagccgtgttcaccgcggcggattttcctccgctacctggagcggtgccgtccgtcgggacggaagataaacatcctcgtcccgcaggaagaagtcgagaaaatactggcgccggcgccggtgcaaccccgaaggcgGATCAAAGCGAACcgaagctgtacagcgagtcggagctgtggtcCATTTACAGAGAATACAGAGgtcgcttgaggcagtgcaagacacccgaggaacagattgacgtgatcgc
This is a stretch of genomic DNA from Culex pipiens pallens isolate TS chromosome 1, TS_CPP_V2, whole genome shotgun sequence. It encodes these proteins:
- the LOC120428378 gene encoding uncharacterized protein LOC120428378 — its product is MFTFTFVDWVSWKVGGAGAGRGRGESWFSKKDKAVFLQDLQLFHDRSWTQFMRLPKIGGRYVDLHQLYSVVVARWTKLKLKQIYIRFSNKYDKVNFNEEQFAPVLDGPSVRMPQVLELTYSDYFQRLERDPTNLIQNIYLEYRRSHRDRELSVQALYFPAGKRRLPFPNQQPMANSSKPVLMMAGNETTLFSTTLSRSKMKAAMLLPNETSIRNLLSMGPSDVTGGVP
- the LOC120428383 gene encoding elongation factor 1-alpha-like, which translates into the protein MEQLGQAEMDHTQRQVVSISQDSFYRELTSAEKVRPEKGQFNFDHPDAFNEELMLKTLQGVLQGKKVEINEKTIFRLHLPLKDVNKIGGTGTETGVTKPGFALINLTTDVKSVEMHKEALPEAVPGDNVKNVPVKELRRGYVADDSKFHRPGHRAEPPRSDL